From Hymenobacter sediminicola:
ACACACGGTGCGGGTGTATGAGGCTGCGCCGGAGTTGCGGGAAGTGGGCGCGGGAGTAGTGCTCGGTGCTAATGCTATGCGCGCCCTGCACCAGCTAGGTCTTCACGAACTGGTGCGTCCGCAGGGCACGGCCGTTACACACCTCCATTTGCTTGACCAAAACGGCCGACTGCTCCAGGCGGCGGATACCGCGGCCTTCACGCGCAAGCTGAGGTTTGATAATGTGGGCATCCATCGGGCAGTATTGCAGCAGGAATTGCTGCGTGGATTGCCTACCGATACGGTAGTTCTGGGTAAGCTGTTTGAGCGTTTTGAGGAAACGGCAACAGGCATTGAGGCTCATTTTGCTGATGGCACTTCTACCTCCGCCGATTTCCTGATTGGGGCAGATGGTCTCCGCTCACGTGTGCGGCACCAGCTACTACCTAAAGCGACTCTTCGCTACGCCGGCTACACCTGCTGGCGGGCCGTTGTGGACGGCTCACAGCTAGCACTGCCGGAAGGCCAATCGGGCGAAACGTGGGGTGCGCAGGGCCGGCGGTTTGGGTATGTTCCGGTGGGCGGCGGCCGTGTATACTGGTTTGCCTGCCTGAACAGCCCTGCGCCGCAGAACCCGGTGTTTCGGTCGTATCGAGTCGCCGATTTGCAGCGGGAGTTTGCCGGCTTTCATGCTCCCATCCCGGCCCTTCTGACCCTCACCCGCGACGAACAACTCCTCTGGAATGACATTCAGGACCTGAAGCCTCTCTCCCACTTGGCATATGGCCGGGTACTCCTTCTCGGCGACGCCGGCCATGCCACTACGCCCAACCTGGGCCAGGGCGCTGGCATGGCCATTGAGGATGCGGCCGTACTCAGCCAGTGCCTTGCCCAAACAACTGATATTGAAGCCGCCTTTCGCCGCTTTGAGCAACGTCGGTTGCCCCGTACTACTCGCATCGTGCGCACTTCCTGGCAGCTGGGCCGAGTGGGGCAGCTCGAAGGCCGGCTGCTTACCACACTGCGCAACACCGCTATGCGGCTTTTGCCTGCGGCCATAAGCCGCAGCCAGATGGCGTGGCTGTACGAAGAGGTGTAGCACATAATCAGGCCATGCGGGTAGTACTATAGCTATAAGCGCGGAGGCCCAGCCGCATAGTGCGGCCGGGCCCCTGTGGCACAGCATGCTACAAGAAAAGCAGCACTATGTCGTCAGTTCCTTTTTGGGCTGATCCGGATTAGCGGCTTCATGAGCCTCTTCTTCGTCTTCTTCCTCAAAACCCTCTTTAATTTTCTCTACTGCTTCGGCATGGTCGTCGGCATCGGCTTCTTCGCAGTTTTCCTCCTGCTCAGCCTTATCATGTGGCTCGTAGCTGAGTTTGATGAAGATGGGGAAGTGGTCGGAGCCGACGTAGGGCAGGCGCTCCATGTCGTCTACCTTGAAATCAGCCGACACAAAAACGTGGTCTAGAGGCCAGCGCAACAGCGAGTAATCGGCGTGAAATGTGGGTAGCAGGCCGCGCCCCACACGTGGGTCCAGCAGCCCGCTGATCCGGCGAAAGAGTTCGGAAGTGTGGGACCAAGCCACATCGTTCATGTCGCCGAACACGATGGTAGGCTCTTCTTTGTTATCTATGGCTTTGCCGACCAGCAGCAATTCGGCGTCGCGCTTGGTACTGGTTTTTGATTCGGCTGGTGCTGGCGGCTTCGGGTGCAAACCATAAAGCCGTACCCAGGTGCGGCCATCAGGCAGCTGAACCCGAGTGTGCAAGGAGGGCACATCGTCGTCGAGCAGGTATTTTATCTCGCAGTTTTCCAGCGGCAACCGGGAGAAAAACAACAGCCCGTACGTGTTGTCGAGTGGCTCGTGACAGGTGTAGGGGTGAGTCTGCTCCAGTGGCTTCAGCTGCTCATACCACCATTGGTCCGTCTCCACCGTCATGATAATATCGGGGTCGATGTCCTGCAACACGGCTAGGGCTTTGTCGCTCTGCTTATTGAACTGCAGCACGTTCATCATGGCCAGACTCAGGTGCCGCTTGCCGTCTTTCAGCGTACTATCGCCGACTTGCTTGCCAACCAGCCGCGTGTAGGGCATAATTCGAAACCACTGATAGAGCACCGCCGCTACCAACGAGCCCAAAGCGGCCCAGCCCCAATAGCCAGGCAACTGGTGCCAGCCCAGCATCAGCGCGGCCCCAATGGTGACCAGCGCTATGGCCACAATCTGCAGACGCGGAAAGTCAAAAATCCGAATCCACCAGGCAGTTTCTCGCAGTAGTGGCAGCAGGGTGGCTACCAGCGTACTCACCGTGAGCAGTAGCACTAACCCGTGCAGTATAGTAAGCCAAAGCGGAAGAGTGTCGAAGTCGGGCACGAGTGGTGTGGCAGAGAGGTAGGTAGTGGATGCGGGTCGGGCGTGGGGCTCAGGCGTGTTTAGTCGTCGCTGAAACCGCCTTTGCGCAGCTCTTCAATAGTACGCATTACTTTATCCTTGAGGGAAGTGCGGTATTTCTCCAACACATCGGCGAGGCGCGCATTGTTCAGAGCCAGCATCTGGGTGGCCAGTACGGCTGCATTAGTGGCTCCGTCCAGGGCCACCGTGGCCACAGGCACGCCGGCTGGCATCTGTAGCATCGACAGAATGGAATCCAGCCCGTGAATGGAAGTGGCCGAATTGATGGGCACTCCGATTACAGGCAGCGTGGTGAAGGAAGCTACCATGCCGGGCAAGTGAGCAGCCCCGCCTCCACCGGCAATAATCACGCGCAACCCCCGCTTACGGGCCGTTTCGGCGTATTCTACCAGGCGGTGGGGCGTACGATGGGCCGAAACCAGCGTAATTTCATACGTCACGCCGAACTGCCGGAGCAATTCGGCGGCCGCCGCCATGATCTTCAGGTCTGATTGGGAACCCATGATAATGCCTACCAAAGGCGTATCAGAGGGAGCAGGCGTTTCGGCCGCTGAGGGTGCAGGAAGGATCGTACTACTCATGTCGGAGAAAGAAAACAGGACGCACCTGTCGGGAAATGGCTTCTACGGGCCGTTGCCACGGCGGTTGAGCCATAAACATAGCATTTTCCGTGCTTGCTGATTTTCAAAGGCTCGTACCTTTACTCACTCCCTCTGCGCGCCCCTATGGAAATTCTGCTCGCCACTTTCACCACCTTGTTTTCGGTCGTAAACCCTTTTGGGGCCATGCCGGTGTTTCTCACTCTCACTGAAGATGATACGCCCACGCACCGGGCGGGTGTGGCACTGCGGGCGTGCTTCTATATGGTGGGCGTGCTGACGGTTTCGTTTTTCGCGGGCCAGTATGTGCTCAACTTTTTCGGTATCAACATTCATCACCTGCGCATTGCGGGCGGCATCCTCCTCATGCGCTCTGCCTTCGATTTGCTGACCCCCGGCGGCAACCGCGCCAAAGTATCGGATGCCACGCTGGAGGAAAGTATGCACAAGGATGATATCAGCTTCACGCCGCTAGCCATGCCCATGCTTTCCGGCCCCGGCTCCATGGCCGTTTGTATTGGCCTGTTCACCGGCAAGCTGAGCGTGCCTGATATGGGCCTGATTGTGGTTGGTTTTTGCCTGGTGGCGTTGGCGGCTTATATAATCCTCATGTCGTCCCTTAGACTTACCCGGTTTCTGGGCCGCCCCGGCATGGCTGCCCTGGCCCGCATCATGGGCTTCCTGACGCTGGCCATCGGGGTGAATTTTCTGGCCACGGCCATCGTGGCGCTGTTTCCGGGGCTGAGCAAGTAGACTCTCCCCCAGCAGGGGCACTCATCGGTTTGGTGAATGGCGAAAAGTCACTTGTTATGTACCAATTCAGTATTTGAGTAGCGTGGCGGCGTACAACACACGAGGTAGGCGTATCTTTGCCGCTCCTATGCTGAAGAACGACCTCCTCCTCCGTGCCGCCTGTGGCGAAGAAACTGAGCGCACTCCTGTATGGCTGATGCGCCAGGCCGGCCGCATTCTGCCCGAATACCGTGCACTGCGCGCCCGCCTCAGCGGTTTCAAAGAATTGGTAGAAACTCCTGAACTGGCCGCTGAAGTAACCATTCAGCCCGTGGACGCGCTGGATGTGGATGCTGCTATCATCTTCTCCGACATTCTGGTGGTGCCCGAAGCCATGGGCCTGACCTACGAAATGGTAGAAGCCCGCGGGCCGCTGTTTCCGGAAACCATCAAAAACGCGCATGACGTGGAACGCATGCGCATCGCCGACCCCGAGGAGCACCTTGGCTACGTGCTGGAAGCCATCCGGGTCACGAAGCGCGCCTTGAATGGCCGGGTTCCGCTTATCGGTTTCGCAGGTGCGCCCTGGACCATTCTGGCGTACATGGTGGAGGGCCACGGCTCCAAAACCTTCAGCAAAGCCCGCCGCATGCTCTACCAGGAGCCGGAACTGGCGCACGCGCTGCTGCGCAAAATCACGGCTACGACCATTGCGTATCTGAAAGCTCAGGTAGAGGCCGGAGCCAATATTGTGCAGGTATTCGACTCGTGGGCCGGCATTCTGCCGCCTGCTCATTACCAGGAGTTCAGCAGCCGCTACATTGCTGAAATCTGCGCGGCTATTCCCTCGGTGCCCGTTACGGTGTTTGCTAAAGGTGCTTTCTGGGCCGTGGAAGAATTTGCACAGTTCCCCTGCCGCACCATCGGCCTCGACTGGAATCAGGACCCGCGGGCCGTCCGTCCGCTCGTGGGCGACAAAACGCTGCAGGGCAACCTCGACCCCTGTGCCCTCTATGGTACGCCTGCGCAGGTGCGCGCCGCCACCACGGCTATGCTCGACCAGTTTGGCCCGCACCGCCACATTGCCAACCTGGGCCACGGCGTATACCCCGACACCAATCCCGATAACGTGAAGGTGTTTATTGAGACGGTGAAGGAGTACAGCCCGAAGCTGCGCGGCTAATAGGAAACCGGCAACGCAGCCGTACAGATACTCATGCCACTCAAGCGCCTTTTCCTCTGGGCCAAAACGCACCGCCTAGCGCTGCTGGCGGCCGGAGTAGCGCTGGCGTGGCTACCGCTGCTGGCGCTGTGCTTCTACAACCAGCCGTTTCTGTGCGACTTCTCAGTTTCAACGGATGTAGCCAACCACGGCCTGTGGGGTGCGCAGCCGTATTTGTTTCTGAACTGGTCGGGGCGCTACTTCACCAATTTGCTGCTATTCGTGGCCAACCCGCTGAGCTATGGCTGGCTGGAAGGCGTACAGCTGACGGCCTTGCTGAGCCAGCTGCTGCGGATAGCGGTGCTGTATGTGGCCGTTCGTGTACTGGCCCGGCAACAACTGCGCCGCAGAGAAGCGGCGTTGCTGGCGGCAGGCTTAGCGCTGCTTTACGTGGCACTGGCGCCGTACAAGTTCTCGGCGCTGTATTACTTCACCGAAATAGTGGTGTACCATGTGGCTGCGTGGCTGCTGGTACTAGTGCCGCTGGCAGTTGAGCGGCTGCACCGGGCGCAGAGCCCCTTTTCCCGCAAAGCCTGGGGGCTGGCGGCCGTGCTTGGCACTGTAGCAGCGGCCGGTGCCAATGAGCTGACAATTGTGTTGCTAGGGTTGGTACTGCTGGTAGGCACAGGCCTTAGCCTGCAACGGCGGCAATGGTTTAGCCTGCGTGTTTGGGTGGGCTTGGGTCTTCTGCTTCTGTTTTTTGGAACCCTGTCGGTGCTGGCTCCCGGCAACTCGGCCCGGCAGGAACTGGATGGTGCGTTGGTGCCGGCTGCTTCTTTTGGGGAGGCAGCCTCACGACTGGCTGTGCTGCTGCGCTATCTGTTCGTGGAGCCCGCCATGCTGGTACTTCCCGTGCTAGTGCTGGTTTTAGGGCCGCTGGCCGTGCGAGTTTTGCCGGCCCGGCCGCCAGGCCTGCGCTTGCCGTTGCTGCTAAGTGCGGCCGTTTTGGTAGGCGGCGTGGTGCTGGGCACGGTGCCCTATGCACTGATGTGGGCGCGGGTGCCGCTCATTCCGCGGGCCACAAATATTATGGTTTGGTGGTGGCTACTGGGCTGGATAGTAGCGGCGTGGGCCAGCTTACCAGCCGACCCGCAGCAGGTGCGCGTAGCTTCGCCGGCTGTCCGGATTCTGCTGAGTATGGTACTGGGCCTCATCATGTTGCAACCCGCTGCTCGCGCTGCCCTCGACTTGCGGCATGAGGCGCCCGAGTTTGCCCGACAGTGGCAATATCGGTTCGAGAAGCTCCGCCAAGCCGGCAGCCACACACCGCACAGCACACTTCAGCTTCCGCCGCTTCCGCCGCTCACGAACCGCATGCTATTTATTCCCCCCGACGACCTCTCTCCGATGTGCGGTTTTGGCGTGAATACGCGGCTGGCTACCTGGTTCGGCGTCGATTCGGTGCGGCTGGCGGTGCCACGCTAAGCACCATGCCGGCCTAGAGCACCCGCTTCTCCTGTGCTTCGGCCAGCAGCAGGCTTTTTTCAATCGGGACTACGCCTACCTGCTCACACACCAGGCCGCCGCCCAGATTGGCCAGCGCCGCCGTAACGGGAGCTGGCAAACCCAGCGCTACACACAGAGCCGCAATGCTGATAACTGTGTCGCCGGCACCGGATACGTCGGAGATGCTACGCAGGTGCGCCGGAATGTAGGTGCGCGTCAGTTCGCCGTTTTCCACAAATACCCCGCGCTCCGAGAGGGTCACCAGCACAATTTCGGGTGTAAGTACCTCGCGCAACCGCGCTACAGCGGCTTCAAAGTGCGGCCGGTCGGCATCCGTATCCCCAAATTCCAGCTTCAGTCCTTCGCGCAGCTCTTTCAGGTTGGGCTTGAACAGCGTGCAGTTGCGGTAAGCCAGGAAGTTCTTCTTTTTGGGGTCGACGACGGTAGGAATACCGCGCTGCCGTGCCAGCTGAATGAAATGCCGAATGCTAGCTTCATGCAGGACACCCTTATCGTAGTCCTCAAAAATCACGACATCAGCACGGCTCAGCAGCTGCTCGAAACGTGCCGTCAGATCAGTATTCTCCGCTGCGTTCAGGTCGGTTTCTACTTCCGAATCAATCCGCAGCAACTGTTGGCCGTGCGCCAGAATGCGCTGCTTGACGGTGGTGGGACGATGCCCGGAACGCACGATGCCTTCAGCGGAGAGCTGGTTACTTTGTAGTAGTTCCAGCAACTGGTCACCGCCCTGGTCCTCTCCTATCACGGCGCACAGCAACGGCGTGGCACCTAGCGCCTGCACGTTTAGAGCCACGTTGGCCGCTCCGCCAAGTCGCTGCTCCGTGCGGCTCACGTTTACTACTGGCACCGGCGCTTCCGGAGAAAGACGCGCGGCCTTACCCCACACGTACGCGTCCATCATCACGTCGCCCACAATCAGCACGGTCAGATGGTTGAAAGCGGCAAACAGTTCGGGAAGTGAAGTGGGCGGTATAGCAGCAGCGGGCATTACGGCGGGGTCAGAGGGAGAAGCTGCAAAGGTAAACCGCAGACCGCAATGATGCCGGTTGCCGCTGCTACCCGGAACTAGCCAGCAAAAAAGAAGCGCCAGCCGGACACATTCTCCGACTGGCGCTTCTTGCTGGTTCGCTGGCCTTACTGCAGCTTCGCCAGACTGTTTTTGATGCGAATGAAGGCTTCACGCAGTTTTTCATCGGCGGCGGCGGTGCTGAACCGGATGCAGTTCGGCGCCCCGAAGGCGCCGCCATCCACGGCAGCCACGTGGCCATCGTTGAGCATGAACAGAGCAAGGTCCGACGCATTGTGGATGACATCACCGCTGGGCGTGGTTTTGCCGAAATAGCCCGTCACGTCCGGAAAAACGTAAAACGCCCCGCTGGGCGTAGGCGTCCGGAAGCCTGGAATATCCTGGCACAGCGTCAGCACCAGGTCGCGGCGGCGGCGGTAAGCTGCCACCATTTCATCGGCGGAGCTGCGGCCGCCCTGCAGCGCCGCCAGCGCCGCTCGCTGCGTGATGGAGCAGGTACCAGATGTAATCTGGCTCTGCATTTTCTCGCAGGCGCTAGCTATTTCCTTTCGGGCCGCCAGGTAGCCAATCCGCCAGCCCGTCATGGCATAGCCTTTCGAGAAGCCGTTCACGGTGATGACCCGGTCTTTGATATCGGCGAACTGTGCCATGCTCACATGCTCGCCCACAAAATTGATGTACTCGTAAATCTCATCGGCCAGCACGTGCACCTGCGGATGGCGGGCTACCACTTCAGCAATGGCCGCCAGCTCTTCCCGCGAGAATACCGAGCCGGTGGGGTTGCAGGGCGAGGAGTACATAATCAGCTTGGTGCGGGGCGTAATGGCCGCTTCCAGCTCTTGTGCCGTCACTTTGAAGTCGTTTTCCAGCGCGCCCATCAGCGTGATGGTGGTGCCCTCGGCTAGCTTTACCATCTCCTCGTAGCTTACCCAATAGGGCGCAAACACAATCACCTCGTCGCCGGGATTTACCAGGCTGAGCACGGCGTTGGCCAGCGCCTGCTTGGCACCGGTACTCACCACAATATTTTCGGGCTTGTAGTCGAGCTGATTGTCGCGCTGCAGCTTGTCGCAGATGGCCTGCCGCAGGTCGGGATAGCCGGGCACAGGCGTGTAGAACGTGTAACCGTCGTCGAGGGCTTTTTTGGCGGCGTCTTTGATGTATTGCGGCGTCTGAAAATCAGGTTCGCCAAAGCTCAGACTAATCACATCCACGCCCTGCGCGGCCAGTTCGCGGGCTTTTTTAGCCATGGCAATAGTCTGCGACTCCTGCATGGCATTGATTCGGTCGGACAGGATAGAAGGCGTGAGCGTGGTAGCGTCGGACATGGAAATTTGGGAGGTAGAGGGGACGAAAGTAAAAGTACGGGAGTAGCCGCAGAATCGAGTCCGGGCTATTTGTCCTCGGTACCCAGCCACCGAAAACGGCGCAGCAGAATCTGCAGGTCGGTGCTGGGCTCGTAGTCTTTGGCGTACAGCAGTTCTAGGCGGCGGCGCGTGGCCTCGGTGAGGGGCGCAGCGGCCTGGGCCACATCGGCCGGCGATAGGATAGCACGAGCCAGACGCTGTGGCGCGGCGGCGTAGCGCAGGCCCACCCAGGTTCGGGAGCCACCTAGCACACGCAGGCAATTGCGCAGAAATCCACCTTTTTGCTGCTGCAGCCAGATCAGCAGCGGCGAGCCCAGCAGCAGCGCGAGGCTGGTCAGAATATCAAGCAGCCGCTTGTTGCGCACCTGCTCCGGCCGGAACAGGTTCAGGGTAATATCGAGCGTGTAGTAGTCGCCGGGAGCATCTTTGCTGGAGCTCCCGATGATGTATTCACTGTCTTGGGGAAGAATTTTGAAAGCAATAGGCGGCTGCTGTGGCAGGCTCACCATAAGGCTGATGATCTGGCTGGCCGACAAGTCCCGGCCGCAGAAAATCAACTCGTCTAAGGCATAGATGCGGATTATCTCATCGAGCTGACGTACCTCGCCCAGCAAATCATCGGGGGGGGCTATGGCCAGTGGCTCCGGCTCGGCTAGCACAGCAGCAGCCGTGCCATTGCCAGCTACCCTTCTGGTAGCAGTTGCGCTGGCTCTGGCAGGTGCTGCAACTTCCTGTTCCTGCGGTGTGATATAGCCGATAATGCGGGCCTGCACGGCGGCTTGTTCCAGCAGATGGCGTACTCGTAGACTTTCGGTGGCAGAACCGACAATAGCCACGCTTTTCTGCCGGCGCTCCGAGAAGCGCAGGTCGTGGTAGCGCAGGAAATGCCCGGCAAGCCGCCGCCCTACCAGCGCCATTACGGCCCACACGCCGCCTAGAATAATAAGGGCCTTGGAAAAGCGGTAAGCATCAAAAAAGTTGCTGATAGCCGAAATCAGGACTGTACCCAGGAAGATGCCCCGGGCAATGCGGGCCGTTTTGGTGGGCTTGTCGTAGGCGCCGCTGAGGTAGGCGGTAGCTAGCCACACCAGTATATACGCCGGCACCGCTACCAGCATAAACTGCGGCGGATAGGCCGTGGGCACATATTTGTGGTTCTGCTCCCAATATGTTTTTAGGAAGTACATGCCGCCGTAGATCAGGGCGGCATCGAGCAGCACGGGGGCAGCTTGCGTGAGCAGCCGCTCGGCCACGGCCGCGCCGGCCCGCAGCCAGATGGCCGCATTTATCAGCAACGAAAAAGTACCGGCCCGGCCTGGCGCAAAGTGCTTCTGCGCAAAAATCACCATGGCCCGGTAAAACACGAACACATAGTTCACGCTCGTGCGCTTGGTGCTTTCGCCCTTGTAGTGAATGATGCGGGTGGCAGGCAGGTAGTGGTTTTTCCAGCCGCCCTGCGTGATGCGGTACGAGAGGTCAATGTCCTCGCCGTACATGAAGTAGTCCTCATCAAGCAAACCCACTTGGTCGAGGGTCGCCTTGCGCATGAGCATGAACGCGCCGCTGAGCACCTCTATTTCGTGGGGCTGGTCTTTGTCGAGAAAGCCAAGGTGGTAGCGCCCGAATTTGCGCGACTTCGGAAACACCTTCGCCAGCCCAAAAATCTTGTAGAACGCCACCCAAGGTGTGGGCAGGCCGCGCTTGCTCTCCGGCAAAAACTTGCCCTGCCCGTCCAGCATCTTCACACCCAGACCGCCAGCGTTGGGATGTTCGTCCATGAACTCGCAGCAGATGCGGAAGGTATCTTCTT
This genomic window contains:
- a CDS encoding FAD-dependent monooxygenase, producing the protein MAHFLIIGGGIGGLSAAHALLAHGHTVRVYEAAPELREVGAGVVLGANAMRALHQLGLHELVRPQGTAVTHLHLLDQNGRLLQAADTAAFTRKLRFDNVGIHRAVLQQELLRGLPTDTVVLGKLFERFEETATGIEAHFADGTSTSADFLIGADGLRSRVRHQLLPKATLRYAGYTCWRAVVDGSQLALPEGQSGETWGAQGRRFGYVPVGGGRVYWFACLNSPAPQNPVFRSYRVADLQREFAGFHAPIPALLTLTRDEQLLWNDIQDLKPLSHLAYGRVLLLGDAGHATTPNLGQGAGMAIEDAAVLSQCLAQTTDIEAAFRRFEQRRLPRTTRIVRTSWQLGRVGQLEGRLLTTLRNTAMRLLPAAISRSQMAWLYEEV
- a CDS encoding endonuclease/exonuclease/phosphatase family protein, with the protein product MPDFDTLPLWLTILHGLVLLLTVSTLVATLLPLLRETAWWIRIFDFPRLQIVAIALVTIGAALMLGWHQLPGYWGWAALGSLVAAVLYQWFRIMPYTRLVGKQVGDSTLKDGKRHLSLAMMNVLQFNKQSDKALAVLQDIDPDIIMTVETDQWWYEQLKPLEQTHPYTCHEPLDNTYGLLFFSRLPLENCEIKYLLDDDVPSLHTRVQLPDGRTWVRLYGLHPKPPAPAESKTSTKRDAELLLVGKAIDNKEEPTIVFGDMNDVAWSHTSELFRRISGLLDPRVGRGLLPTFHADYSLLRWPLDHVFVSADFKVDDMERLPYVGSDHFPIFIKLSYEPHDKAEQEENCEEADADDHAEAVEKIKEGFEEEDEEEAHEAANPDQPKKELTT
- the purE gene encoding 5-(carboxyamino)imidazole ribonucleotide mutase, which produces MGSQSDLKIMAAAAELLRQFGVTYEITLVSAHRTPHRLVEYAETARKRGLRVIIAGGGGAAHLPGMVASFTTLPVIGVPINSATSIHGLDSILSMLQMPAGVPVATVALDGATNAAVLATQMLALNNARLADVLEKYRTSLKDKVMRTIEELRKGGFSDD
- a CDS encoding MarC family protein encodes the protein MEILLATFTTLFSVVNPFGAMPVFLTLTEDDTPTHRAGVALRACFYMVGVLTVSFFAGQYVLNFFGINIHHLRIAGGILLMRSAFDLLTPGGNRAKVSDATLEESMHKDDISFTPLAMPMLSGPGSMAVCIGLFTGKLSVPDMGLIVVGFCLVALAAYIILMSSLRLTRFLGRPGMAALARIMGFLTLAIGVNFLATAIVALFPGLSK
- the hemE gene encoding uroporphyrinogen decarboxylase — encoded protein: MLKNDLLLRAACGEETERTPVWLMRQAGRILPEYRALRARLSGFKELVETPELAAEVTIQPVDALDVDAAIIFSDILVVPEAMGLTYEMVEARGPLFPETIKNAHDVERMRIADPEEHLGYVLEAIRVTKRALNGRVPLIGFAGAPWTILAYMVEGHGSKTFSKARRMLYQEPELAHALLRKITATTIAYLKAQVEAGANIVQVFDSWAGILPPAHYQEFSSRYIAEICAAIPSVPVTVFAKGAFWAVEEFAQFPCRTIGLDWNQDPRAVRPLVGDKTLQGNLDPCALYGTPAQVRAATTAMLDQFGPHRHIANLGHGVYPDTNPDNVKVFIETVKEYSPKLRG
- a CDS encoding bifunctional heptose 7-phosphate kinase/heptose 1-phosphate adenyltransferase, whose protein sequence is MPAAAIPPTSLPELFAAFNHLTVLIVGDVMMDAYVWGKAARLSPEAPVPVVNVSRTEQRLGGAANVALNVQALGATPLLCAVIGEDQGGDQLLELLQSNQLSAEGIVRSGHRPTTVKQRILAHGQQLLRIDSEVETDLNAAENTDLTARFEQLLSRADVVIFEDYDKGVLHEASIRHFIQLARQRGIPTVVDPKKKNFLAYRNCTLFKPNLKELREGLKLEFGDTDADRPHFEAAVARLREVLTPEIVLVTLSERGVFVENGELTRTYIPAHLRSISDVSGAGDTVISIAALCVALGLPAPVTAALANLGGGLVCEQVGVVPIEKSLLLAEAQEKRVL
- a CDS encoding pyridoxal phosphate-dependent aminotransferase; this translates as MSDATTLTPSILSDRINAMQESQTIAMAKKARELAAQGVDVISLSFGEPDFQTPQYIKDAAKKALDDGYTFYTPVPGYPDLRQAICDKLQRDNQLDYKPENIVVSTGAKQALANAVLSLVNPGDEVIVFAPYWVSYEEMVKLAEGTTITLMGALENDFKVTAQELEAAITPRTKLIMYSSPCNPTGSVFSREELAAIAEVVARHPQVHVLADEIYEYINFVGEHVSMAQFADIKDRVITVNGFSKGYAMTGWRIGYLAARKEIASACEKMQSQITSGTCSITQRAALAALQGGRSSADEMVAAYRRRRDLVLTLCQDIPGFRTPTPSGAFYVFPDVTGYFGKTTPSGDVIHNASDLALFMLNDGHVAAVDGGAFGAPNCIRFSTAAADEKLREAFIRIKNSLAKLQ
- a CDS encoding glycosyltransferase family 2 protein, whose amino-acid sequence is MKLSVVIVNYNVCYFLEQALLSVRRAVEKLAQPVEVFVVDNNSVDGSVAMVKARFPEVILIENKDNPGFSKANNQALRIAKGEYQLLLNPDTVVEEDTFRICCEFMDEHPNAGGLGVKMLDGQGKFLPESKRGLPTPWVAFYKIFGLAKVFPKSRKFGRYHLGFLDKDQPHEIEVLSGAFMLMRKATLDQVGLLDEDYFMYGEDIDLSYRITQGGWKNHYLPATRIIHYKGESTKRTSVNYVFVFYRAMVIFAQKHFAPGRAGTFSLLINAAIWLRAGAAVAERLLTQAAPVLLDAALIYGGMYFLKTYWEQNHKYVPTAYPPQFMLVAVPAYILVWLATAYLSGAYDKPTKTARIARGIFLGTVLISAISNFFDAYRFSKALIILGGVWAVMALVGRRLAGHFLRYHDLRFSERRQKSVAIVGSATESLRVRHLLEQAAVQARIIGYITPQEQEVAAPARASATATRRVAGNGTAAAVLAEPEPLAIAPPDDLLGEVRQLDEIIRIYALDELIFCGRDLSASQIISLMVSLPQQPPIAFKILPQDSEYIIGSSSKDAPGDYYTLDITLNLFRPEQVRNKRLLDILTSLALLLGSPLLIWLQQQKGGFLRNCLRVLGGSRTWVGLRYAAAPQRLARAILSPADVAQAAAPLTEATRRRLELLYAKDYEPSTDLQILLRRFRWLGTEDK